A genome region from Halorussus pelagicus includes the following:
- a CDS encoding BatA domain-containing protein, translating to MSPLCPLSTLPLALPGVETLSSVFLRPLGLAALAAAVPVLALYLLKPDPERRSFPAVEFLVGDRETSRRHPALRRLRRNAVLAVQLLAIFALAVSLAAPYVPVSETRTVSETVVVADASASMATQSGGTARFDRAISVAKGAATEETSVVVAGAETAVVARRAPPAEARTALDGLAVSDAPGDLRAAIDRAAAVAGEDARIVVASDFASGNWRSAVDSARARGYDVSLRQFAGGGSANVGVVEYAFADGTTSVRVKNFGEGEATRKVTLGEASESLTLAPGEVATADLPVPAGGGRLELSPGDSFATDDGLVVAAPSDPTMDVLVVTNDPNRPLITALEVVRGTDVTVKNPPASISESYDLVVFSAVDPGRLLDGTTQVARETLAGGGGVVIQAQSNLSGVGYGDLLPVAPNGTLTDPAVRQPNETDLTADVTFPTPETAVRADLRAGESLLATENGTPLLASARFDAGNVFYYGYPAGDASFAHNYRYPVFWKRVVYDLTGRRSLSAMNPETGTTLSLGGNATVETPGGTRQTSALAFRETGFYEVGGDRYGASLASASESNVSAPSVGDAGASAGDTDTETTTVPLKLTPVVAGVAALLVVLELALLRYRGDL from the coding sequence GTGAGTCCCCTCTGCCCGCTCTCGACGCTCCCGCTGGCGCTTCCCGGAGTCGAAACGCTCTCGTCGGTGTTCCTCCGACCGCTCGGTCTCGCGGCGCTGGCGGCCGCGGTGCCCGTCCTCGCGCTGTACCTCCTGAAACCCGACCCCGAGCGACGCTCCTTTCCCGCCGTCGAGTTCCTCGTCGGCGACCGGGAGACGAGTCGCCGCCACCCCGCGCTCCGCCGCCTCCGGCGCAACGCCGTCCTCGCGGTCCAGTTGCTCGCAATCTTCGCCCTCGCGGTCTCGCTGGCCGCGCCCTACGTCCCGGTCTCGGAGACCCGAACCGTCTCCGAGACCGTCGTCGTCGCGGATGCGAGCGCGAGCATGGCGACCCAGTCGGGCGGCACCGCGCGCTTCGACCGCGCGATTTCCGTCGCGAAGGGGGCGGCGACCGAAGAGACCTCCGTGGTCGTCGCGGGCGCTGAGACTGCCGTCGTCGCCCGGCGCGCGCCCCCCGCGGAGGCCCGTACCGCACTCGACGGACTCGCAGTTTCGGACGCGCCGGGCGACCTCCGGGCGGCCATCGACCGCGCCGCGGCGGTGGCGGGCGAGGACGCCCGCATCGTGGTCGCCAGCGACTTCGCGTCGGGCAACTGGCGGAGCGCGGTCGATTCGGCCCGCGCCAGAGGCTACGACGTGTCGCTCCGGCAGTTTGCTGGCGGCGGGTCGGCCAACGTCGGCGTCGTCGAGTACGCCTTCGCCGACGGCACCACGTCGGTCCGCGTGAAGAACTTCGGCGAGGGCGAGGCGACCCGGAAAGTCACGCTCGGCGAGGCCAGCGAGTCGCTGACGCTCGCTCCCGGCGAAGTCGCCACCGCCGACCTCCCGGTCCCGGCGGGCGGCGGCCGACTCGAACTCTCGCCGGGCGACTCGTTTGCGACCGACGACGGTCTCGTCGTCGCGGCCCCGTCCGACCCGACGATGGACGTGCTGGTCGTGACCAACGACCCGAACCGACCGCTGATTACCGCGCTGGAGGTCGTCCGCGGGACCGACGTGACCGTCAAGAATCCGCCCGCGTCGATTTCGGAGTCCTACGATCTCGTGGTCTTCAGCGCGGTTGACCCCGGCCGACTGCTCGACGGGACGACGCAGGTCGCCCGCGAGACGCTGGCCGGTGGCGGCGGCGTCGTGATTCAGGCCCAGTCGAACCTCTCGGGGGTCGGCTACGGCGACCTCTTGCCGGTCGCGCCGAACGGCACCCTCACCGACCCGGCGGTCCGTCAACCCAACGAGACCGACCTCACGGCCGACGTGACCTTCCCGACCCCGGAGACCGCGGTACGGGCCGACCTCCGGGCCGGTGAGTCGCTGCTCGCCACGGAGAACGGGACGCCACTGCTGGCCTCGGCCCGCTTCGACGCCGGAAACGTGTTCTACTACGGCTACCCCGCCGGTGACGCCTCGTTCGCGCACAACTACCGGTATCCGGTGTTCTGGAAGCGCGTCGTCTACGACCTGACGGGCCGCCGCTCGCTGTCGGCGATGAACCCGGAGACCGGCACCACGCTGTCGCTCGGCGGCAACGCGACCGTCGAGACGCCCGGCGGAACGCGCCAGACGAGCGCGCTCGCGTTCCGCGAGACCGGGTTCTACGAGGTCGGGGGCGACCGCTACGGCGCGTCGCTGGCCAGCGCGAGCGAGTCGAACGTCTCCGCGCCGAGCGTCGGCGACGCGGGCGCGAGCGCCGGTGACACCGACACCGAGACGACGACCGTTCCCCTGAAACTCACGCCGGTCGTCGCGGGCGTCGCGGCCCTGCTCGTCGTGCTGGAACTGGCCCTCCTGCGCTATCGAGGTGACCTCTGA
- a CDS encoding tRNA-dihydrouridine synthase, with the protein MFEPRLALASLSGQSDAEWARAADELAGAAFLGGIALDAPTREAARELVERDRDEFLPDDPAGFVDDQLAALEDADLRPGFNVRTTSLEPLRAVAEICADRGAILELNAHCRQDEMCAAGAGETLLRNTDRLREQVAAAAGEGPDVSVKVRAEVPSVDLAETARAVADAGGDAMHVDAMDSEGVVADVAAVAAETDLFVIANNGVRGEATVREYLACGADAVSVGRPSDDPAVLGRVASALDEWVAQKPEVRA; encoded by the coding sequence ATGTTCGAACCTCGACTCGCGCTCGCCAGTCTCAGCGGCCAGTCCGACGCCGAGTGGGCGAGAGCGGCCGATGAGCTCGCTGGCGCGGCGTTCCTCGGCGGTATCGCGCTCGACGCTCCAACCCGCGAGGCCGCCCGCGAACTGGTCGAACGCGACCGCGACGAGTTCCTTCCGGACGACCCCGCCGGTTTCGTGGACGACCAACTCGCCGCGCTCGAAGACGCCGACCTCCGGCCGGGGTTCAACGTTCGGACGACCTCGCTCGAACCGCTCCGGGCGGTCGCCGAAATCTGTGCGGACCGCGGCGCGATTCTCGAACTCAACGCCCACTGCCGACAGGACGAGATGTGCGCGGCGGGCGCGGGCGAGACCCTCCTCCGAAACACCGACCGACTCCGCGAGCAGGTCGCCGCCGCGGCGGGCGAAGGTCCCGACGTGAGCGTCAAAGTCCGCGCCGAGGTGCCGAGCGTGGACCTCGCCGAGACCGCCCGCGCCGTCGCCGACGCGGGCGGTGACGCGATGCACGTCGATGCGATGGACTCCGAAGGTGTCGTCGCCGACGTGGCCGCCGTCGCCGCGGAGACCGACCTCTTCGTGATAGCGAACAACGGCGTCCGCGGCGAGGCGACCGTCAGGGAGTATCTGGCCTGCGGCGCGGACGCGGTGAGCGTCGGCCGACCGAGCGATGACCCCGCGGTCCTCGGGCGCGTGGCGAGCGCACTGGACGAGTGGGTCGCCCAAAAACCGGAGGTGCGCGCATGA
- a CDS encoding vWA domain-containing protein, whose protein sequence is MSPISPLLVVTRLLSTTIPGVGVAVEFARPLVFAAVPLAAIALWVLVRRGSGDDAARSSDRSASRRARLALYATRLLVVTCLVVAAAGPTTVTTATTAGDPTVTMLVDDSASMRLHEPVADDLETGIEAEGVAVERVTVASDNRSRVGDGLTANLRPNASLLVVSDGQVTRGASLAGATDLARSVNATINRVRLTTDRSDSRVVVTGPRKASVGVENRFGVRVAGVEGVPTGRPISVAIDGEEVVSREVPDDGAFTVERNFSETGPHRVTARLGGEDAYASDDTYRKTVQVVEQPRVLYVSRGDYAFEGYLRELYDVTRAESVPDDLRDYYAVVVHDVAAPDLGNVSALQSHVIDGGGLLAVGGDNAYEKGEYGDSRLSSLLPVEVGGSTGRTSRVALAVDVSGSASEGMKIQKALALDVLSQLGDRNEVGVVAFDGSPYRVADLSSLDSDRESLQRKIRSLRSGGTTDIASGLLGASKLLGDEGGTVILLSDGRDDANPSFAAAERLANRNVRVVSVGVGTVNERVLGGIAERTGGSFLLANETNRLRVEFGGANRRYSGDHAVVVDDGHFVTRGVNPTASLPGVNEVSVKPGGDLLVATGEGAPALSTWRFGLGRVGAVTAYGPDGGLGGLRTEPDSLLLSRTVNWAIGDPQRKATGVVAAPDTRVGESTTVVYAGEGPPNPSESAALSFSEVAPGRYEATSTPTDLGYESALGSAYAVNYPAEYAALGVSSELKRAVERTDGRAFDANNPSAIADAIERQATREREVRRSWDWVVLLAGLLVLVGEICARRLRRRRGNGVIP, encoded by the coding sequence ATGAGTCCGATTTCGCCTCTGTTGGTGGTCACGCGCCTGCTATCGACCACTATTCCCGGCGTCGGCGTCGCGGTCGAGTTCGCCCGGCCGCTCGTCTTCGCGGCCGTGCCCCTCGCCGCAATCGCTCTCTGGGTTCTCGTCCGGCGGGGAAGTGGCGACGACGCCGCGCGCTCGTCCGACCGGAGCGCGAGTCGGCGCGCTCGACTCGCGCTGTACGCCACCCGACTGCTCGTCGTGACCTGTCTCGTCGTCGCGGCCGCGGGACCGACGACGGTCACGACGGCGACGACGGCGGGCGACCCGACCGTCACGATGCTGGTGGACGACTCGGCCAGCATGCGACTCCACGAACCGGTCGCCGACGACCTCGAAACCGGAATCGAAGCGGAGGGCGTCGCCGTCGAGCGCGTCACGGTCGCGTCGGACAACCGCTCGCGCGTCGGCGACGGCCTCACCGCCAACCTCCGGCCGAACGCGAGTCTGCTGGTGGTCTCGGACGGGCAGGTCACGCGGGGCGCGTCGCTGGCCGGAGCCACCGACCTCGCGCGCTCGGTGAACGCGACGATAAACCGAGTCCGCCTGACGACCGACCGCTCGGATTCGCGCGTCGTCGTCACCGGCCCGCGGAAGGCCAGCGTCGGCGTCGAGAATCGCTTCGGCGTCCGGGTCGCGGGCGTCGAGGGCGTGCCAACTGGGCGTCCGATTTCGGTCGCCATCGACGGCGAGGAGGTCGTCTCCCGCGAGGTCCCCGACGACGGGGCGTTCACCGTCGAACGCAACTTCTCGGAGACCGGCCCGCACCGCGTCACGGCGCGACTCGGCGGCGAGGACGCCTACGCGAGCGACGACACCTACCGCAAGACCGTGCAGGTCGTCGAGCAACCTCGCGTCCTCTACGTGAGTCGCGGCGACTACGCCTTCGAGGGGTACCTCCGGGAACTGTACGACGTGACCCGCGCGGAGTCGGTCCCCGACGACCTGCGTGACTACTACGCGGTCGTCGTCCACGACGTGGCCGCGCCGGACCTCGGGAACGTGAGCGCGCTCCAGAGCCACGTCATCGACGGCGGCGGTCTCCTCGCGGTCGGTGGCGACAACGCCTACGAGAAAGGCGAGTACGGCGATTCGCGCCTCTCGTCGCTCCTGCCGGTCGAGGTCGGCGGTTCGACCGGCCGGACATCCCGCGTCGCGCTCGCGGTGGACGTGTCGGGAAGCGCCTCCGAGGGGATGAAGATTCAGAAGGCGCTCGCGCTCGACGTTCTCTCGCAACTCGGCGACCGCAACGAGGTCGGCGTCGTCGCGTTCGACGGGAGTCCCTACCGGGTCGCCGACCTCTCGTCGCTCGACAGCGACCGCGAGAGCCTGCAGCGCAAGATTCGAAGCCTCCGGAGCGGCGGGACGACCGACATCGCGTCGGGACTGCTCGGCGCATCGAAACTCCTCGGCGACGAGGGCGGCACGGTCATCCTCCTGAGCGACGGCCGCGACGACGCGAATCCCTCGTTCGCGGCGGCCGAGCGACTCGCCAACCGGAACGTCCGCGTCGTCAGCGTCGGCGTCGGCACCGTTAACGAGCGCGTTCTCGGCGGCATCGCCGAGCGCACCGGCGGGTCGTTCCTGCTGGCGAACGAGACCAATCGGCTCCGCGTCGAGTTCGGCGGCGCGAACCGACGCTACAGCGGCGACCACGCGGTCGTCGTGGACGACGGCCACTTCGTCACCCGCGGGGTGAACCCGACCGCGAGTCTGCCCGGCGTCAACGAGGTGAGCGTCAAGCCCGGCGGCGACCTGCTGGTGGCGACCGGCGAGGGCGCGCCCGCGCTCTCGACGTGGCGGTTCGGTCTCGGCCGGGTCGGTGCGGTCACGGCCTACGGCCCGGACGGCGGTCTCGGTGGTCTCCGGACGGAACCCGACTCGCTGTTGCTCTCGCGGACCGTCAACTGGGCCATCGGCGACCCCCAGCGGAAGGCCACCGGCGTCGTCGCCGCGCCCGACACCCGCGTCGGTGAGTCCACGACGGTCGTCTACGCTGGCGAGGGGCCGCCGAACCCCTCCGAGAGCGCCGCCCTGTCGTTCTCGGAGGTCGCGCCCGGCCGGTATGAGGCAACTTCGACCCCGACCGACCTCGGCTACGAGTCGGCGCTCGGGAGCGCCTACGCGGTCAACTACCCGGCGGAGTACGCCGCGCTCGGCGTCTCCTCGGAGCTAAAACGGGCGGTCGAACGAACCGACGGCCGGGCGTTCGACGCGAACAACCCCTCGGCAATCGCCGACGCCATCGAGCGACAGGCGACCCGCGAGCGAGAGGTCCGGCGGTCGTGGGACTGGGTGGTCCTGCTCGCGGGCCTACTGGTTCTGGTCGGCGAAATCTGCGCTCGGCGACTCCGCCGACGCCGCGGTAACGGAGTGATTCCATGA
- a CDS encoding CPBP family intramembrane glutamic endopeptidase has translation MSMHGTLFAKTKSFVGKETRLRAFTVALGLTALGSIASFVTFLVLRGVLSEAFGDPLPGLVYKFRMRGVQWGFTGFVLAYLLVTREWERYVRFRRPRLADGAWVLVGLFGLNAMTEVEKVVVPRLGLSLETISGAPLQSVPLSTWPLAWPLVFAGLYLLPAMVEEQFYRGLIQTRLRGTFSTVSEIVFAAGFFSLSHQLYIVGGGPEMMATGAVHFFAQGLVFCVLYERSDNLFVPATVHALSWTSAYAILTGLIGL, from the coding sequence ATGTCGATGCACGGAACGCTGTTTGCAAAAACGAAGTCGTTCGTTGGGAAAGAGACTCGGTTGCGTGCGTTCACCGTCGCTCTCGGTCTGACGGCGCTCGGGTCGATAGCGAGTTTCGTGACGTTCCTCGTTCTCAGAGGCGTCCTGTCGGAAGCGTTCGGAGACCCGCTCCCCGGATTGGTGTACAAGTTTCGGATGCGGGGCGTCCAGTGGGGGTTCACCGGCTTCGTCCTCGCGTATCTGCTCGTCACGCGCGAGTGGGAGCGGTACGTCCGGTTCCGGCGGCCGCGACTCGCCGACGGCGCGTGGGTACTGGTCGGCCTGTTCGGGTTAAACGCGATGACCGAAGTCGAGAAAGTCGTCGTGCCGCGTCTCGGTCTCTCGCTGGAGACGATTAGCGGCGCACCGCTTCAGTCGGTCCCGCTCTCGACGTGGCCACTCGCGTGGCCGCTGGTGTTCGCGGGCTTGTATCTACTCCCCGCAATGGTCGAAGAGCAGTTCTATCGCGGGCTGATTCAGACTCGACTCCGGGGGACGTTCTCGACAGTCTCGGAAATCGTGTTCGCGGCCGGGTTCTTTTCGCTCTCTCATCAACTCTACATCGTCGGTGGCGGCCCGGAGATGATGGCGACGGGCGCGGTCCACTTCTTCGCGCAGGGACTGGTCTTCTGTGTCCTCTACGAGCGGTCGGATAACCTGTTCGTCCCCGCGACGGTCCACGCGCTCAGTTGGACGAGCGCGTACGCCATTCTGACCGGATTGATAGGGCTGTAG
- the asd gene encoding aspartate-semialdehyde dehydrogenase, translating to MTVRVGVLGATGAVGQRCIQLLDGHPEFELAAVTASEDSAGRSYGDAAKWRVDSPIPSAVADLTVSETDPDAVPDDVDLLFSSLPSGVAAEVEPDFAEAGYVLSSNSSNDRLADDVPLVIPEINPGHLDLLEVQRDERDWDGAVVKNPNCSTITMVPTLAALDQFGLERVHVSTLQAVSGAGYSGVSSMEILDNVIPHIGGEEDKMETESRKLLGSFDGAQLSKHDADVSASCNRVPTIDGHLENVWAETEQDVTEEEVEDAFCAIESLDLPSSPDQLIEVFEDPSRPQPRLDRTLGGGMAIAAGGVQTTPAGVQYNTLAHNTIRGAAGAAVLNAELLQSEGWI from the coding sequence ATGACTGTACGAGTCGGCGTTCTCGGTGCGACCGGAGCGGTTGGCCAGCGATGTATCCAACTGCTGGACGGCCACCCGGAGTTCGAACTGGCGGCAGTAACGGCGAGCGAAGACAGCGCGGGTCGCTCCTACGGCGACGCCGCGAAATGGCGGGTAGACTCCCCGATTCCGTCCGCGGTCGCTGACCTGACCGTCAGCGAGACCGACCCTGACGCCGTCCCCGACGACGTGGACCTGCTGTTCTCGTCGCTCCCCTCCGGCGTCGCCGCCGAAGTCGAACCCGACTTCGCCGAGGCGGGCTACGTCCTCTCCTCGAACTCCTCGAACGACCGACTGGCCGACGACGTGCCCCTCGTCATCCCCGAAATCAATCCGGGCCACCTCGACCTGCTGGAGGTCCAGCGCGACGAGCGCGACTGGGACGGTGCCGTCGTCAAGAACCCCAACTGTTCGACCATCACGATGGTCCCCACGCTCGCGGCGCTCGACCAGTTCGGACTGGAGCGCGTCCACGTTTCGACGCTACAGGCCGTCTCAGGCGCGGGCTACTCGGGCGTCTCCTCGATGGAGATACTCGACAACGTCATCCCCCATATCGGCGGCGAGGAGGACAAGATGGAGACCGAGTCCCGAAAGCTTCTGGGAAGCTTCGACGGCGCACAACTCTCGAAACACGACGCCGACGTGTCGGCGTCGTGCAACCGCGTGCCGACCATCGACGGCCACCTCGAAAACGTCTGGGCCGAGACCGAGCAGGACGTGACCGAAGAGGAAGTCGAGGACGCCTTCTGCGCCATCGAGAGCCTCGACCTGCCGAGTTCGCCCGACCAACTCATCGAGGTCTTCGAGGACCCGAGTCGCCCGCAACCGCGACTCGACCGGACGCTGGGCGGCGGCATGGCCATCGCGGCGGGCGGCGTCCAGACGACGCCCGCGGGCGTCCAGTACAACACGCTGGCGCACAATACGATTCGCGGCGCGGCGGGCGCGGCAGTGCTGAACGCCGAATTGCTCCAGAGCGAAGGCTGGATTTAA
- a CDS encoding 30S ribosomal protein S17e, with the protein MAIKPDYVKKTGRVLLERYPDAFTTDFDQNKDSVQKLTNIESKGVRNRIAGYVTRKK; encoded by the coding sequence ATGGCAATCAAACCCGACTACGTCAAGAAGACGGGGCGCGTCCTGCTGGAGCGATACCCCGACGCCTTCACGACCGATTTCGACCAGAACAAAGACAGCGTCCAGAAACTCACCAACATCGAGTCGAAGGGCGTCCGCAACCGCATCGCTGGCTACGTCACCCGCAAAAAGTAG
- a CDS encoding ABC transporter permease — protein sequence MADEPASLLTETQRRRVHDDFAESAPAKRRRDQRKIRSRVAAGMDDFRLLANYPDRQFELAFEEVSDEELARTLADARLTVERVRELHHIDPDEVAELAADRRRELVGEETRSLDALEFRTTEQQRRETEAAVADGMEPTRWKRLADGLLKLGLLFLVPASLLAVVAPELANGPAGGVPGVVGGVALVTGLAIVGFRAVKHDVMPAVRRLRSDPRGLVSDLWNQI from the coding sequence ATGGCCGACGAACCTGCGTCGCTCCTCACCGAGACGCAACGACGGCGCGTCCACGACGACTTCGCCGAGAGCGCGCCCGCGAAGCGGCGGCGCGACCAGCGGAAGATTCGCTCGCGGGTCGCGGCCGGGATGGACGACTTCCGACTTCTCGCCAACTATCCCGACCGGCAGTTCGAACTCGCGTTCGAGGAGGTTTCCGACGAGGAACTCGCGCGGACGCTCGCGGATGCCCGTCTCACGGTCGAGCGTGTCCGAGAACTCCATCACATCGACCCGGATGAGGTGGCTGAACTCGCCGCGGACCGACGACGCGAACTCGTCGGCGAGGAAACCCGGAGCCTCGATGCGCTGGAGTTCCGGACGACCGAACAGCAACGGCGCGAGACCGAGGCGGCGGTCGCCGACGGTATGGAACCCACTCGCTGGAAACGACTCGCCGACGGACTTCTCAAACTCGGACTCCTCTTTCTCGTTCCGGCGAGTCTGTTGGCAGTCGTCGCGCCAGAACTCGCCAACGGACCGGCGGGCGGCGTTCCCGGCGTCGTCGGCGGTGTCGCGCTTGTCACCGGTCTCGCTATCGTCGGTTTCCGGGCGGTGAAACACGACGTGATGCCCGCGGTTAGACGCCTTCGGTCAGACCCGCGAGGACTGGTCTCGGACCTATGGAACCAGATCTGA
- a CDS encoding triphosphoribosyl-dephospho-CoA synthase, translating to MTPAENAQLALLLEVAGTPKPGNVDRARDLSDLRFEHFLAGTVGAGPGLRAAERGAPVGEAFERAVEGMSQQEGGNTQFGALLLLVPLVRAAADGDLSPEGVERVVEKTTVEDAANFFRAFDHAEVYVDDPPEDAGDLDVRRGSDAVPAVEERGVTLYDVLALGDQSDDVAAEWTNQFERTFWAADRLAELAGSVPASALGARVYLELLARQPDTLVAKQHGAKTAESVRVRAQEALEGGPEVVEAFADSLVADGINPGTTADLTAAGLFVALARGEVSV from the coding sequence ATGACTCCGGCCGAGAACGCCCAACTCGCGCTCCTGCTGGAAGTCGCGGGCACGCCCAAGCCCGGCAACGTCGATAGGGCGCGGGACCTCTCGGACCTGCGATTCGAACACTTCCTCGCGGGCACGGTCGGCGCGGGACCGGGCCTGCGCGCGGCCGAGCGCGGCGCTCCGGTCGGCGAGGCGTTCGAGCGCGCCGTCGAGGGAATGAGCCAGCAGGAGGGCGGCAACACCCAGTTCGGCGCGCTCCTCCTGCTGGTGCCCCTCGTCCGGGCCGCCGCGGACGGCGACCTCTCGCCGGAAGGCGTCGAGCGCGTGGTCGAAAAGACGACCGTCGAGGACGCGGCGAACTTCTTCCGGGCGTTCGACCACGCCGAGGTGTACGTGGACGACCCGCCCGAAGACGCCGGGGACCTCGACGTTCGCCGGGGGAGCGACGCGGTTCCGGCGGTCGAGGAGCGCGGCGTCACCCTCTACGATGTGCTGGCGCTCGGCGACCAATCCGACGACGTGGCCGCCGAGTGGACCAATCAGTTCGAGCGCACCTTCTGGGCGGCCGACCGTCTCGCGGAACTGGCGGGGTCGGTCCCGGCGTCGGCACTCGGCGCGCGGGTCTATCTCGAACTGCTCGCGCGCCAACCCGACACCCTCGTGGCGAAACAGCACGGCGCGAAGACCGCAGAGAGCGTCCGGGTCCGCGCCCAAGAGGCGCTGGAAGGCGGGCCGGAGGTCGTCGAGGCCTTCGCCGACTCGCTGGTCGCCGACGGCATCAATCCGGGGACGACTGCCGACCTGACCGCCGCGGGCCTGTTCGTCGCGCTGGCCCGCGGGGAGGTGTCGGTGTGA
- a CDS encoding DUF447 domain-containing protein, whose product MSDDASGVSDTSEDRQSAGDSRSPADWPVEFRGVTESLVTTLGPNDLWNVAALGLHPPDNGPSADAPVTARTWGNTRTRRNFHRQGGGYVQFARDPVDFVDATLSIFEVERPVLDAADAWVEIEAERVDSGEDGDTEWEEWTLSPVDSGVERETVPTITRGFGAVVEATVAASRLDVDAYDESELRNRLSYFESVGRNCGDDRVRAAFDRLRDHLDE is encoded by the coding sequence GTGAGCGACGACGCGTCCGGTGTGTCGGATACGTCGGAAGACCGCCAGTCCGCGGGCGACTCTCGGTCGCCCGCGGACTGGCCGGTCGAGTTCCGAGGCGTCACCGAGTCGCTGGTGACGACGCTCGGCCCGAACGACCTGTGGAACGTCGCGGCGCTGGGCCTGCATCCGCCGGACAACGGACCCTCCGCCGACGCGCCCGTGACCGCCCGGACGTGGGGCAACACCCGTACTCGCCGGAACTTCCACCGGCAGGGTGGTGGCTACGTCCAGTTCGCGCGCGACCCCGTCGATTTCGTGGACGCCACGCTTTCGATCTTCGAGGTCGAGCGGCCGGTCCTCGACGCCGCCGACGCGTGGGTCGAGATCGAAGCCGAGCGCGTCGATTCCGGCGAGGACGGCGACACCGAGTGGGAGGAGTGGACCCTCTCGCCCGTGGATTCTGGCGTCGAGCGCGAGACGGTGCCAACGATAACTCGCGGGTTCGGCGCGGTTGTGGAGGCGACCGTCGCGGCCTCACGACTCGACGTGGACGCCTACGACGAGTCGGAACTCAGAAATCGGTTGTCGTACTTCGAGTCGGTCGGGCGAAACTGCGGGGACGACCGCGTGCGTGCGGCGTTCGACCGACTCCGCGACCACCTCGACGAGTAG
- a CDS encoding D-2-hydroxyacid dehydrogenase produces MTQDAPDVVVLRKSTHGTPVSQYVADLRERLPDREIVHARTPHEERELLADAPVVAGMELDEDLLERAEAMELFACAYAGTGHLPLDALEDRGVAVTNASGVHGPNIGEHVVGNLLVFARRLHEGWRRQRNREWRSFQSRELQDSTVTVVGLGAIGQSVVERLEGFGVETVGVRYTPEKGGPTDDVVGFGDEEFHDALARTDYFVLACPLTETTRGLVGEEELKTMPPDAVLVNVARGPVVDTDALVWALRGNHLRGAALDVTDPEPLPENHPLWNFENCLITPHCSGHTPDYYARLADIVAENVRRLDDGEELENRVV; encoded by the coding sequence ATGACCCAAGATGCACCTGACGTGGTCGTCCTGCGCAAAAGCACCCACGGAACGCCCGTCTCGCAGTACGTCGCCGACCTGCGCGAGCGCCTGCCCGACCGTGAAATCGTCCACGCGCGCACGCCCCACGAGGAGCGCGAGTTACTCGCCGACGCGCCGGTCGTCGCGGGAATGGAACTGGACGAGGACCTGCTGGAGCGCGCCGAGGCGATGGAACTGTTCGCCTGCGCCTACGCCGGGACCGGCCACCTGCCTCTCGACGCGCTCGAAGACCGCGGCGTGGCGGTGACGAACGCCTCGGGCGTCCACGGGCCGAACATCGGCGAACACGTCGTCGGGAACCTGCTCGTCTTCGCGCGGCGACTCCACGAGGGGTGGCGACGACAGCGCAACCGCGAGTGGCGGAGTTTCCAGTCCCGCGAGTTGCAAGACAGCACCGTCACGGTCGTCGGACTGGGAGCCATCGGCCAGTCCGTGGTCGAACGACTGGAAGGCTTCGGCGTCGAGACGGTCGGCGTGCGCTACACCCCCGAGAAGGGCGGCCCGACAGACGACGTGGTCGGGTTCGGAGACGAGGAGTTTCACGACGCCCTCGCGCGCACGGACTACTTCGTCCTCGCCTGCCCGCTGACCGAGACGACGCGCGGACTCGTCGGCGAGGAGGAGCTAAAGACCATGCCGCCGGACGCCGTCCTCGTCAACGTCGCCCGCGGGCCGGTCGTGGACACCGACGCGCTGGTGTGGGCGCTCCGGGGTAACCACCTGCGCGGCGCGGCGCTCGACGTGACCGACCCGGAACCGCTCCCCGAGAACCACCCGCTCTGGAACTTCGAGAACTGCTTGATTACGCCCCACTGCTCGGGCCACACGCCCGATTACTACGCGCGGTTGGCCGACATCGTCGCCGAGAACGTCCGGCGGTTGGACGACGGCGAGGAGTTGGAGAATCGGGTCGTCTGA
- a CDS encoding DUF7521 family protein, protein MSSSQAFAGSAVVALKALTLALGGTITYFAFKAYRRTNAPALRAFAVGFGLVTAGTVLGGVVHQLTSLSIEGGIVIESVFTALGFGVLTYALYART, encoded by the coding sequence ATGAGTAGTTCACAAGCGTTCGCCGGGTCGGCCGTGGTCGCGCTCAAGGCCCTCACGCTGGCGCTCGGCGGCACGATAACCTACTTCGCGTTCAAGGCGTACCGGCGGACGAACGCCCCCGCGCTCCGGGCGTTCGCGGTCGGGTTCGGTCTCGTGACGGCGGGGACCGTCCTCGGCGGCGTCGTCCACCAGCTCACGAGCCTCAGCATCGAGGGCGGCATCGTCATCGAGAGCGTCTTCACCGCGCTCGGGTTCGGCGTGTTGACCTACGCGCTGTACGCCCGAACGTAG